The Dysidea avara chromosome 13, odDysAvar1.4, whole genome shotgun sequence genome includes a region encoding these proteins:
- the LOC136242200 gene encoding ankyrin repeat, SAM and basic leucine zipper domain-containing protein 1-like codes for MAAGRTTRSSGRSPTEEEKKKLKTAASIGDLTTITQLYTSGVDVTGDLECGWTGLHVAARDGHCNVASALLKWGAEVDAVTTGGKYTPLHMAVGNNHTDVTVLLVDHGASVNIKDYYVINSHSSMVYYLIREVGVDPVQPEQGCQRRASELLKKEESSRPSKHARSPDLKQDFISKCLTQEASEHPTAKQLLRSPILQEVYSLMLYAAQVWRNHNNKTLESLPGSSDDTVNRHSYPFSNELGDPQKVVAESYDLKGEQLNAIRAGEVQQVDLEKYIEEHQVDILYQDIISTLDKKNMIMTLVSNQYNN; via the exons ATGGCAGCAGGAAGGACAACTAGATCATCAGGGAGGTCACCTACTGAA GAAGAGAAGAAGAAGTTAAAAACAGCGGCTAGTATTGGTGACCTCACCACCATTACACAACTGTACACCAGTGGAGTGGATGTTACTGGTGATCTTGAG TGTGGGTGGACTGGACTACATGTAGCAGCCAGGGATGGTCACTGCAATGTGGCCTCAGCTCTCCTCAAATGGGGAGCTGAGGTGGATGCTGTTACTACG GGGGGCAAGTACACACCACTACACATGGCTGTTGGTAATAACCACACTGATGTGACAGTTCTACTAGTGGATCATGGAGCTAGTGTGAATATAAAGGATTAT TATGTAATCAACTCACACAGTTCCATGGTGTACTACCTCATCAGGGAGGTGGGAGTGGACCCTGTACAGCCTGAACAG GGCTGTCAACGTAGGGCAAGTGAGTTGTTGAAGAAGGAGGAGTCTTCCCGACCATCTAAGCATGCAAGATCACCTGATTTAAAGCAAG ATTTCATCAGTAAGTGTCTCACTCAAGAGGCTAGTGAACATCCTACTGCTAAACAACTCTTGAGGAGTCCAATACTACAAGAG GTATACTCACTCATGTTGTATGCTGCCCAAGTGTGGAGAAACCATAACAACAAGACCTTAGAGTCTCTACCag GTTCATCAGATGACACTGTTAATCGTCATAGTTACCCATTCAGTAATGAGCTAGGTGACCCTCAGAAAGTGGTAGCAGAATCATATGACCTCAAGGGTGAACAGTTGAATGCTATAAG GGCTGGGGAAGTACAACAAGTGGATCTTGAGAAGTATATTGAGGAACACCA